One Triticum dicoccoides isolate Atlit2015 ecotype Zavitan chromosome 3B, WEW_v2.0, whole genome shotgun sequence genomic window, TTTCTTTCACGGTCAAGGCCTAGACAAAATTTTGTTCATGTTAGCAAGGCTATGGTGGCTATATGAACATGGCATATATCCCTAATATCAAGTTTAATTTGCGACACCTCCATGGTGCATCTtttattttatttctctttttGTGGTAGAAGCAACACTTTACAATGATGGAAAATATACTTTATTTTAGCATACCTCCACTGATGTAGTCAGAACTCAATCTATGAACATCAGagaaactctatatgaatgcctctgggaaTGCAACAAGAATTACAATGAtcttgcatagcatatgacaatgatgaacaatggctatttcTGCCAACTTGTATGAAGCTAGATATACAATCATGTAAAGCATATGAAAACAAAGAACATGACTCTATTAATGTAATGTAATACTCAGAATAGCTATTGGGAACAAGAGGAAGTCCACCCACAAAATTTGGATGTACCAGCAAAGTATGCACCATGTCTCAGTGTGACGATGGGTGCCACACCGAGTGTTAAATGATTATATCACAAAGAGTTAAAAAAGAAAAAATGTGGACCAACCAAACAATTTCCAAGCTcgtttactttttgctactttctATCTCCTATTTGGATTTTAATTGGGATTTTCCCCTTTAATAAGAAACTAAATTTTCCTAACTCAAATTGGCATAAATAATTGCCACATACTTATAATATGGAATTATTACTAAAGTAAAATTTTGATAGTCtatctaaaaaaacaaaaaaaataatctTCTTAGACCCTAAAAAACATATAACTATAAGTTAAAAAACCATTCCAATAATTATTTATTAAAAATCACTTATGAGGTCTATAACACCTTAGAGCATCTCCCATAGTAAAAAGTTATAAGTTATTTTTTCTTTAGTGGTGGTTAATTTTTTTATTTCAAAAATAGGTAGAAATAGAAATAATACACTATAATTTAATCTACCAAAATTCTCCAAAGCTTTGCCATGTCATCCCTAACCTTCGGTAGAAGGATCAACCCCAACCTATATTGAGGTTTGTccaacaaaaattctgaaatagtTTCTAGCCTAAACCTAATTTTGATCAAAACATGGTAATTTTTATTTTAAAATCTAGAGTAATTGTTGTAGATGCCATAGTTCTATACCAACAAAATGAACACCTTTTTTCTATTTGGTTCTTGCCCATATGAACCGAGCATGCAAAGATCCACTGTGCCCAAATTTTTGGCATATGGCCAAAGCCTAGAAAACCTAAAGCTACCTAACCTTCTACTCTTTCTTGGATCCCTCTCACTTCGAGTGGACCCAAGGGACCATAACTTAGCCACCCACCCATAAAATCCCCTTCTTTCCTCCTCTTTACCCTCTCACTTTTCTCTCTGCCAATCCAGTGCACTGCAGAGTGCGCCCATGGACACCCCCGCATGACCCTTGTCGCGCTCATGCGCTCAATCCAGCAGTGTCGTGCCAAGGGCCATCCTATGGTCTCCGCTAACACCCTTGCTTCCTCCCCTCTTTTTCTCCATGTGAACCTACCGCCGTAGCCCCGTGTAGGCTGCCACCAGGACCGCCCAGAGAGCACCGCATGCAGCTACCACATTAACTGTGGATTTCAGAAACTCAAGATAAGTTTGTTACGGGCAGTCCAAAGCACCCAACACTGGGCCATGAAGTAGATCCAAAGATCATGGCACGATCGAGACCATCCATTCCCCGAAGATGGCAAACCAGTCTTAAAATAAGCAGGGTTCCCAATATGGTCAAAGATCTCTAACCACACACCACATGAGACAAGCAAAGACATGTGAGATAAATATATGAGTGATGCTCTCCTGCTCCACGCAAAGGGCACACACCCATCCAACCACATTTTAGTTACGATATTCGGTGTTTAGATCGTGACACCATgtaaaattcaaacaaaatttTGTCTAAGTAAacttagtactccctctattccgtATTCTAGTGCGTATAAGATTCTGGCTCATATTCCGCAATGTAATGCGCATAAGCGCTTTTAGTCCAAAATAGCCCTGCGTTGGATGTAGTGCGCTTTGCTGCATGCATGCACATGCATGACAGTATGAGCAGAGGAGGGGCAATTTCAGTCCAAATAAATGTGCCACCTCATGTCTTGGTATAAGTGCTACCAACAAGGCGCACTAtaaaagggaatggagggagtattgtttACTCAAATGCCAACACAACATGGAAAAAAACTTCAGTAGTTTAGAACAACCGGAAACTTACACGGCGAAGGCACACTTTATTTGCGATATAACTATAATACAATATCATGTGGCGGCGAGTGGAGTAGATGAGGGCAGGGtcattgttgttgttttttcttgaaaaAGTGGTTGAAACCCACAACATCTGCATCATTGTTGCTGTTGTTGTAGTAGATGTTTCGTTGGCGGCTAGATTCCCTGTCAGAGTGATTGATGGTGTCTTTGTTACGTGTGTGGGTAGTTTTTTCTTGCTAGAAGAAAGTCAAGGTCCGATAAATGGAGCTAGAGACTTCTTCTATATATTGTGACGCAGAGCCTCTTTGGTTCAAAGGAGTTTTACATCAGTTTTGGAAGATTTTGTTCCTTACAACCTATATAATTTGTTTGAATAATTTGCAGGACTAGAAAGTGAAAATCATACGAGTTTTTTATGGACCACTTTACAGGCGTTTGATTTGAAATGGGAAAAATACACTATGCTCaagtttcttctttctttttcttattgGGACCCCGAGTGCAAGGTTAGGGACATGTTGTCTCAATGACACCCCATTCACCTAATCCTTTTAGAATAAACAGCATGCTCTCTGTCACGCAACCAATGAACTTGTATTTTATACCAACACGTTTTTCTCGAATTAGCACGACAAATTCGTTCGTACGTTGCCTTGTGTTTGATGGGAGGAGGCCATGAAACGACCTGTATTATACTTGCAGTCAAATCGCTTGCTTACAAATATCACAATTTGCAAATGTCATACGGTTGTCTAGTGTGAATGGCGAGGTGCGGCCCGTTGGATTCCGGTCTACACTTTGGCTCTCGGATGAAAGGAACCCCGTGGTTGCTAGTACTACCAACCGAGTGAGCCAATGAATCTTCTCCAGACAATTGCAGAGTTGACGCTTTTGCCGGAATCTTTTGCGTGGAACTCCAGGTATCTCACAGCCCAATCATCCATCCTCGCTTACTTGGCAAGAACTGCGGTGAACACTAATTAATTGATCGATAATACTACACCTACGTAATGTTTTACGCAGCTTTACGTAATCCTTCCAACCAATTAATCttcccctgattttcagggggtgagcctctctctctctctccttacgCCCAATAATAACCCCCTTGTTGGACAACCCGTTAGCTTACGCACTTTTTTTTACCTAAGTATAGCACCGCCCTTAATTGGTAGTACTACTATAGTAAAAAAGTTTGGATGGCTGGACGTAAAATAAGCGAATCCTTAGATAAGCTGCAATAGAGACTTTTTCTTCAAGCGTTTTCTAACTTGAGGCTTTGCTGACGAGCCCATGGATCCATCTCTTATCTGCCTGCCGCTCCGACCGTCGATGGCGGGGGGAGGAATCCCCTTTTTTTAGTCCTCGCAGGTGTCACGCTCGGGTAGATGGCAATGCTTTTTTTTTAGTTTGTCTTCCGGACTCCGTTCATCCTCGAATCCGTTCATCTGAACGTAGTCGACGGAGTTCCGGCGTAGATTTCTACCGTCTTTTTGGGACGGCAACGTCAGGGTTTTTCATTGTGGGTGCACGACGATGATATTTGATGTTACTGCGGCTTCAGATGGTGGTAGTGGTCGTTCAGTGATCTAGAGATCTCAAGTTACTTTTTATTATGTTTAAGGGGCTTTATAACAAGGGACAAACACAGGGTGTACGCCGTTTTCCACGCATGCGGGGTGGCCATGGACGTGGTCGGCTCACGGCAACATATAACCCGCTGGCCCCGGCGTCCTCGATCGATCGGTGCACGGAGCGGAACGGCAGCTCCTTTTCGTCGTCACCTTGTTGTCTTGACTGACTCTCGGTGCCCCTCTGCCACTGTGCCGTACGGTACGGCATATATAATATATGTACACCCGGGTCCTGCCTGGCCACACAGCGCAGCGGCAGCATACACACATATAGAGGTCCCGCTGCTTTCTCAACTCCCAATTTTCAGGGTACTAGCTGCTTACGATGGGCTTTCTCGGGGCTGGCAtggccatggcgacggcggcgacggaggAGGACACGACGCGGCTGTGCGACCTCCCGGAGGCGTGCGTGGCGCACGTGCTCGCGCTCACCTCCCCGAGGGACGCGTGCCGCTGCGCCGCCGTGTCGCCCTGCTTCCGCGACGCCGCCGAGTCCGACGTCGTCTGGGCGCGCTTCCTCCCACCGGACTACCGCGCCATCCTCCAGCTGCACGAGGCGCCGGCGCGGCGCTTCCCCCTCTCGCGCTCCGGCTCCACGGCGGGGGCGGTGTCGGCGGCGTCGAGCAAGAAGGAGGCCTTCCTCGGGCTCACCGACGCGGCCGTGCTGGCGGACGGCGGCAGCATGGCGGTGTGGCTGGCCAGGGGGAGCGGGGCCAAGTGCGTGGCGCTGTCGGCGAGGAGGCTCAGCTTGCCGTGGGAGGACGGCGAGTTGAGCTGGACGTGGACGCCCCACCCGCTCTCCAGGTACATACTACAAACATCCACGTCGATCCTTGTTCGCTTCTCATTTCTTCTCACTCTGGAGTCTGGATCAACCAGCTCCATTGCCATCTTTAACTTTAATTAGTTACTAATCTAGTACTAGAACACAAACACGGCAATTAGTCTACCATGCATGCACGAATCTTCTTGTGTCGTGCCTAGTTCATTTCCTTCCAACCTGGAGATCGGGTGCCATGCAGGCTGCAGCTAATTAGTCCAACGGCGAGACTTGTTGCGGAAATATAATTCACGTCCACGAACTATGCGATCGTTTTGCCCCCGACAGCGTCGTAGAAGAACCGGCAGAAATCACCGGCACCAGAGCAGGATTTTAATTAAGCAATTCCATGCGCGTGCGTGTGGCTACGATCTAACAAAGTCAACTCCACCGGCCACCGCACCCGCCGACTCCCCAATAATTTGGCA contains:
- the LOC119274817 gene encoding F-box protein PP2-B10-like codes for the protein MGFLGAGMAMATAATEEDTTRLCDLPEACVAHVLALTSPRDACRCAAVSPCFRDAAESDVVWARFLPPDYRAILQLHEAPARRFPLSRSGSTAGAVSAASSKKEAFLGLTDAAVLADGGSMAVWLARGSGAKCVALSARRLSLPWEDGELSWTWTPHPLSRFTDVAQLVECTCLDIYGRLPTAALTPATAYAVYLVFATTDAHRGLSFPDQETTVSVGGSAPSRYTVCLRPDTAEARKFRGGKGTNGGVNVKGPVLRGDGWWEMEMGRLRTGNEAVAAEEVAVSFEMLGWYHKHGLVVEGVEFRPL